The Setaria italica strain Yugu1 chromosome IX, Setaria_italica_v2.0, whole genome shotgun sequence genome has a window encoding:
- the LOC101763904 gene encoding uncharacterized protein LOC101763904 encodes MERRQGFFAALREEVARGLSPARARRKSEAADLAAAFRFAGGGGGGGEMLAPLMEGPDPESGDGEGCGGGGGRGARGRKEGWGHWVRGQLARAPSSVAAAAAGAGATRNDLRMLLGVMGAPLAPVQVCTAEPLPHLSVKDTPLETSSAHYILQQYLAASGGHKLLASVRNAYTMGKVRMVATEHETAGRLTKNRNAGRGGEPGRFVLWQMAPEMWYIELAVGGSKVHAGCNGKLVWRHTPWLGAHAAKGPVRQLRRTLQGLDPLITASMFAGARCIGEKKVNGEDCFILKLSTDAETLKARSEGFAEMIRHVMFGYFSQRTGLLVHIEDSHLTRIQSNTGGDAIYWETTISSFMEDYRPVDGIMIAHSGRSVVTLFRFGEVAMSHTKTRMEEVWSIEEVAFNVPGLSMDCFIPPTDIKSGSVDETMELTNGERSRAGPPPGHRAKVAALEKAEEDKVAWGGGTILENHN; translated from the exons ATGGAAAGGCGGCAGGGCTTCTTCGCTGCCCtgcgggaggaggtggcgcgcggGCTGTCGCCGGCCCGGGCGCGCCGCAAGTCCGAGGCggcggacctcgccgccgcgttcaggttcgccggcggcggtgggggtggtggcgaGATGCTGGCGCCGCTCATGGAGGGGCCCGATCCGGAGTCCGGCGACGGGgagggctgcggcggcggcggcggcagaggagcGCGCGGGAGGAAGGAAGGGTGGGGGCACTGGGTGCGCGGCCAGCTCGCGCGCGCCCCGTCCTcagtggccgcggcggccgccggcgccggcgcgacgcGCAACGACCTCAGGATGCTCCTCGGCGTCATGGGCGCGCCGCTCGCGCCCGTTCAGGTCTGCACCGCCGAGCCGCTCCCACACCTCAGCGTCAAGGACACTCCCCTC GAGACCTCGTCGGCACACTACATCCTGCAACAGTACCTCGCGGCCTCCGGAGGGCACAAGCTTCTGGCGTCCGTGCGCAACGCCTACACCATGGGCAAGGTGCGCATGGTGGCCACTGAACACGAGACCGCCGGCCGCCTCACCAAGAACCGCAATGCTGgacgcggcggcgagcccggcCGCTTCGTGCTGTGGCAGATGGCACCAGAGATGTGGTACATCGAGCTGGCTGTCGGTGGGAGCAAGGTGCACGCAGGGTGCAATGGCAAGCTTGTGTGGCGCCACACCCCATGGCTTGGTGCCCATGCTGCCAAGGGCCCTGTTCGCCAGCTTCGCCGTACCCTTCAG GGCTTGGATCCACTGATCACGGCAAGCATGTTTGCTGGTGCACGGTGCATTGGGGAGAAGAAGGTGAATGGGGAGGATTGCTTCATCCTGAAGCTGAGCACAGACGCTGAGACCCTCAAGGCACGCAGCGAAGGCTTTGCAGAGATGATCAGGCATGTCATGTTCGGGTACTTCAGCCAGAGGACTGGTCTTCTTGTCCACATCGAGGATTCACATCTGACCCGGATTCAGTCAAACACTGGAGGGGATGCAATCTACTGGGAGACTACCATCAGCTCGTTCATGGAGGATTACCGTCCAGTGGATGGTATAATGATTGCACATTCTGGGCGCTCGGTTGTGACCCTTTTCCGGTTTGGTGAGGTGGCCATGAGCCACACCAAGACTCGGATGGAGGAGGTGTGGAGCATTGAGGAGGTCGCGTTCAACGTTCCTGGGCTGTCCATGGACTGTTTCATCCCACCCACTGATATCAAGTCTGGATCTGTTGACGAGACTATGGAGCTTACTAATGGAGAGAGGAGCAGGGCCGGTCCTCCCCCAGGCCACCGTGCTAAAGTTGCTGCGCTTGAGAAGGCAGAAGAAGATAAAGTGGCATGGGGAGGTGGAACCATACTTGAAAACCACAACTGA
- the LOC111255881 gene encoding uncharacterized protein LOC111255881, producing MTIEDVSSKLGISKSRIQRYLKRGFIRRHSSSIKPYLTDDNKKTRLKWCIDMIDQGLLDDPKFKDLFDFVFIDEKWFYLTQKSERYYLLPEENEPHRLCKNKNYIPRIMFLCVCARPRFRNGVCVFDGKIGCFPLVNFEQAIRGSHNRLRGEEVIKPIQSITRDVIRDFMINRVLPAIRAKWPREDVNKPIFIQQDNAPSHLKVDDPHFCAVAKQDGFDIRLICQPPNSPDFNILDLGFFRAIQAIQYKKDAKTIKDLIPAVQEAFLEYCPKKANRIFVTLQTVLKEAMKVKGCNKIKIPHMNKQALEREKRLPLQIPCEASLLAESLASLPVTN from the exons ATGACCATAGAAGATGTGTCTAGTAAACTTGGTATTAGCAAATCTAGGATACAAAGGTATTTGAAAAGGGGTTTCATTAGGCgccactctagtagcatcaaaccTTACCTCACTGATGATAACAAGAAGACTAGGTTGAAGTGGTGCATTGACATGATTGATCAAGGTTTGCTTGATGATCCAAAGTTCAAGGATTTGTTTGACTTTGTGTTTATTGATGAGAAGTGGTTCTACCTCACTCAAAAATCAGAGAGGTACTACTTGCTACCCGAGGAAAATGAACCACACCGCCTTTGCAAGAACaagaactacatccctaggATCATGTTCTTATGTGTATGTGCTCGGCCACGATTTAGAAATGGAGTATGTGTGTTTGATGGCAAAATAGGTTGCTTTCCACTAGTCAATTTTGAACAAGCTATTAGAGGAAGCCACAACCGTCTTCGTGGAGAGGAAGTAATCAAACCAATTCAATCAATCACAAGGGATGTGATAAGAGATTTCATGATAAATAGAGTGTTGCCCGCAATTAGAGCAAAGTGGCCAAGAGAAGATGTCAACAAGCCAATATTCATTCAACAAGATAATGCTCCATCTCATTTAAAAGTTGATGATCCTCATTTTTGTGCGGTTGCAAAGCAAGATGGGTTTGACATTAGGCTTATATGTCAACCACCCAATTCTCCAGATTTTAACATTCTAGATTTGGGGTTTTTTCGAGCTATTCAAGCCATTCAATACAAGAAAGATGCTAAGACAATTAAAGATCTAATTCCAGCAGTGCAAGAG GCATTTTTGGAGTACTGTCCAAAGAAAGCAAATAGGATCTTTGTCACACTACAAACTGTTTTGAAGGAAGCAATGAAGGTAAAAGGTTGCAACAAAATCAAGATTCCTCACATGAACAAACAAGCACTAGAGAGGGAAAAGAGGCTGCCATTGCAAATCCCTTGTGAAGCTTCATTGCTAGCCGAATCACTTGCTAGTCTTCCTGTAACAAATTAG
- the LOC101764579 gene encoding subtilisin-like protease SBT1.7: protein MGNPVMLRALVLAALAVAAAAAAAATEKRKTYIVHMAKSAMPAEYADDHREWYGASLRSVSAASNMLYAYDTVLHGFSARLTAQEAADLACLGGVLAVNPEARYELHTTRTPEFLGIADGGADQGGLFPQSGTAADVVVGVLDTGVWPESRSYDDAGLGEVPSFWKGRCVEGAGFNASACNRKLVGARFFNRGYEAAMGPMDTDRESRSPRDDDGHGTHTSSTAAGAAVPGASLFGFASGTARGMAPRARVAVYKVCWLGGCFSSDILAGMDAAVADGCGVLSLSLGGGAADYSRDSVAIGAFSAMEQNVLVSCSAGNAGPGSSTLSNVAPWITTVGAGTLDRDFPAYVALGNGKNYTGVSLYSGKALPSTPLPIIYAANASNSTAGNLCMPGTLTPEKVAGKIVVCDRGVSARVQKGFVVRDAGGAGMVLSNTAANGQELVADAHLLPATGVGEREGVAIKSYVASDPSPTATIVVAGTQVGVHPSPVVAAFSSRGPNMVTPEILKPDIIAPGVNILAAWTGKAGPTGLAADTRRVGFNIISGTSMSCPHVSGLAALLRSAHPDWSPAAVRSALMTTAYATYSGGSSPLLDAATGATATPFDYGAGHVDPSRAVDPGLVYDLGTRDYVDFLCALKYSPAMIATVARSRDFSCAENRTYSVGGLNYPSFSVAFSTANGEGGESSAAATVTHTRTLTNVGGAGTYKVSTSVAGAAAQGVTVAVEPTELAFTSAGEKKSYTVRFTSRSQPSGTSGFGRLVWSDGKHSVASPIAFTWT from the coding sequence ATGGGTAACCCCGTCATGCTGCGGGCGTTGGTCCTGGCGGCGctcgcggtggccgccgccgccgccgccgccgcgaccgaGAAGCGGAAGACGTACATCGTCCACATGGCCAAGTCGGCGATGCCGGCGGAGTACGCCGATGACCACCGCGAGTGGTACGGCGCCTCGCTGCGCTCCGTGTCCGCGGCCAGCAACATGCTCTACGCCTACGACACCGTCCTGCACGGCTTCTCGGCGCGCCTCACGGCCCAGGAGGCCGCCGACCTGGCGTGCCTGGGCGGCGTCCTCGCCGTCAACCCGGAGGCGCGGTACGAGCTCCACACCACGCGGACGCCCGAGTTCCTGGGCATCGCCGACGGTGGCGCCGACCAGGGCGGCCTCTTCCCGCAGTCCGGCACGGCGGccgacgtcgtcgtcggggtGCTCGACACGGGCGTGTGGCCCGAGAGCCGGAGCTACGACGACGCGGGGCTCGGCGAGGTCCCCTCGTTCTGGAAGGGACGGTGCGTCGAGGGCGCCGGGTTCAACGCCTCCGCCTGCAACCGGAAGCTCGTCGGCGCGCGGTTCTTCAACCGCGGCTACGAGGCCGCCATGGGGCCCATGGACACCGACCGGGAGTCCCGCTCCccgcgcgacgacgacggccacgGCACGCACACGTCCTCCACGGCCGCAGgcgccgccgtgcccggcgccagccTCTTCGGGTTCGCGTCTGGGACGGCGCGCGGCATGGCGCCCAGGGCGCGCGTCGCGGTTTACAAGGTGTGCTGGCTCGGGGGATGCTTCAGCTCCGACATCCTCGCCGGCatggacgccgccgtcgccgacggctGCGGCGTGCTCTCGCTctcgctcggcggcggcgccgccgactaCTCGCGCGACAGCGTCGCCATCGGCGCGTTCTCCGCCATGGAGCAGAACGTCCTCGTATCCTGCTCGGCGGGGAACGCCGGGCCCGGCAGCTCCACGCTCTCCAACGTGGCGCCCTGGATCACCACCGTCGGCGCCGGCACCCTCGACCGCGACTTCCCGGCGTACGTCGCGCTCGGCAACGGAAAGAACTACACGGGCGTCTCCCTCTACTCCGGCAAGGCCCTCCCGAGCACCCCGCTCCCCATCATCTACGCGGCCAACgcctccaactccaccgccggGAACCTCTGCATGCCGGGGACCCTCACGCCGGAGAAGGTGGCCGGGAAGATCGTCGTCTGCGACCGGGGCGTGAGCGCGCGCGTCCAGAAGGGCTTCGTCGtccgcgacgccggcggcgccggcatggTGCTCTCCAACACGGCCGCCAACGGCCAGGAGCTCGTCGCCGACGCGCACCTCCTCCCCGCCACGGGCGTCGGCGAGAGGGAAGGCGTGGCGATCAAGTCCTACGTGGCATCCGACCCGAGTCCCACGGCGACGATCGTGGTCGCCGGGACGCAGGTGGGCGTGCACCCctcgccggtggtggcggcgttcTCCTCCCGCGGGCCCAACATGGTGACGCCGGAGATCCTCAAGCCGGACATCATCGCCCCCGGCGTCAACATCCTGGCGGCGTGGACGGGCAAGGCCGGGCCGACGGGACTCGCCGCCGACACCCGCCGCGTGGGCTTCAACATCATCTCCGGCACGTCCATGTCGTGCCCGCACGTCAGCGGCCTGGCGGCGCTGCTCCGGAGCGCGCACCCGGACTggagccccgccgccgtgcgctcCGCGCTCATGACCACCGCCTACGCCACCTACTCCGGCGGGTCGTCGCCGCTGCTGGACGCGGCGACGggcgccaccgccacgccgTTCGACTACGGCGCCGGCCACGTGGACCCGTCGCGGGCGGTGGACCCGGGGCTCGTGTACGACCTGGGCACCCGCGACTACGTGGACTTCCTGTGCGCGCTCAAGTACAGCCCCGCCATGATCGCCACCGTGGCGCGGAGCCGTGACTTCTCCTGCGCCGAGAACAGGACCTACTCCGTGGGCGGCCTCAACTACCCGTCCTTCTCCGTGGCCTTCTCCACGGCGAACGGCGAGGGCGGGgagtcctcggcggcggccaccgtgACGCACACGCGCACGCTCACCaacgtcggcggcgccggcacgtACAAGGTGTCGACGTcggtggccggcgccgccgcccaaggcgTCACCGTGGCCGTGGAGCCGACGGAGCTGGCGTTCACGTCGGCGGGTGAGAAGAAGAGCTACACGGTGAGGTTCACGTCGAGGTCGCAGCCGTCGGGCACCTCCGGCTTCGGGCGGCTCGTGTGGTCGGATGGCAAGCACAGCGTGGCAAGCCCGATAGCGTTTACGTGGACCTGA